One part of the Gadus macrocephalus chromosome 8, ASM3116895v1 genome encodes these proteins:
- the LOC132463542 gene encoding uncharacterized protein LOC132463542, with protein sequence MAGVSAAGIQPHNITPCESSTIGGETYEAFQGNHQDGTDTVSKEIFSFLEGMERRIMLKLERMHEDLRNGNGRVMEAVESRPGRTSEAAEEDMLEGPCQNLADLEDLCKKIADRSFKKKMIRHLSLLGGSNVGDGVRRMLKKIGTNELWKGFSLKGRKGKRPFHSLLIYDVVIRACSRTFPNVDCQKVEEAIAVTLKHAPHRRSTNQVLIPDDLVEDEEEEE encoded by the exons ATGGCTGGTGTATCAGCTGCTGGAATCCAACCACATAATA TTACTCCATGTGAATCCTCCACCATCGGGGGAGAAACCTATGAGGCCTTTCAAG GGAACCATCAAGATGGAACGGATACAGTCTCCAAAG AGATTTTCAGTTTCCTGGAGGGTATGGAGAGGAGGATTATGCTTAAGTTGGAAAGGATGCACGAGGACCTAAGAAATGGCAATGGTAGAGTCATGGAGGCTGTGGAGTCCAGGCCAGGAAGGACATCTGAGGCAGCTGAAGAGGACATGTTAGAGGGTCCATGTCAAAACCTCGCAGACTTGGAGGACCTCTGCAAAAAGATTGCAGACCGctcttttaaaaagaaaatg aTTCGGCACCTGAGCCTTCTTGGAGGCAGCAATGTCGGGGATGGGGTTCGAAGGATGCTGAAAAAAATCGGCACTAATGAGCTGTGGAAGGGGTTCAGTTTAAAGGGGAGAAAGGGGAAGAGACCCTTCCACAGTTTATTAATTTATGACGTGGTGATAC gtgCCTGCAGCCGTACCTTTCCGAATGTGGACTgccagaaggtggaggaggccaTTGCGGTTACCCTCAAACATGCTCCCCACCGCAGATCAACAAACCAG GTATTGATTCCGGACGACctggtggaggacgaggaggaggaggagtag
- the LOC132463540 gene encoding uncharacterized protein LOC132463540, whose translation MQCVQFDVRGQILEHLKKYPQAVLEKLDSVDISLNVDGLPLFESNNQSLWPVLCCINLSPKSIFPLSLALVSSKPTSLNFISETVSKLENVMQNGLEWGDKVIRVQIRCITCDAPANALVKCIKQYSGYFGCDRCTQKGFWDGRMTYQEVENLTLRTDQSFREVTQLEHHHEGKTSPFSNLSIDMVTSFPVDYMHQCCLGVMKKLLLLWTKGKKETRMSSGQIKEVSVRLEQLKTAIPNNFARKPRGLEHLERWKATEFRQFALYTGKLVLRGVLQDDLFEHFMAFSVAMCMLISPSLVQAHCSYVHELLSFFVQQGRFLYGECFLVYNVHSMLHLAADAKKIGCLDNCSAFPFENYLHHLKKLVRSGRSPLVQIVKRLNEGGSLRRELTEKEGKVSSKHPNNIYMLNDKACCEVLSTTPEKNDGTQMFLCRVYNHLEPYTSSPCDSRLYGAIRTNIRNTSMKLLSEICLKQRAIMFEEEYGSRVFFTILHSFS comes from the coding sequence ATGCAGTGTGTTCAGTTTGATGTTAGAGGGCAGATTCTGGAACATCTTAAAAAGTATCCCCAAGCAGTGCTTGAAAAATTAGACAGTGTAGACATCTCCCTGAATGTTGATGGCTTGCCTCTTTTTGAAAGCAACAACCAATCTCTTTGGCCTGTTCTCTGCTGCATCAATTTGTCACCTAAATCTATTTTCCCCCTGTCTCTGGCTTTGGTGTCATCCAAACCAACCTCCCTCAACTTCATCAGCGAAACAGTCAGCAAATTGGAGAACGTGATGCAGAATGGCTTGGAGTGGGGAGACAAGGTGATACGTGTCCAGATAAGGTGCATAACTTGTGACGCTCCTGCGAATGCACTTGTCAAGTGTATCAAGCAGTACTCGGGGTACTTTGGTTGTGACAGGTGTACACAGAAGGGGTTCTGGGATGGACGGATGACCTATCAAGAGGTTGAAAACCTCACACTGAGGACTGACCAATCCTTCAGAGAGGTAACTCAACTGGAACATCACCATGAAGGAAAAACATCACCTTTCTCCAACCTCTCTATTGACATGGTCACATCCTTTCCTGTGGACTATATGCACCAGTGTTGCCTTGGGGTAATGAAGAAGCTTTTGCTTTTGTGGACAAAAGGAAAGAAGGAGACAAGAATGTCCTCAGGGCAGATTAAGGAGGTGAGTGTGAGACTTGAGCAACTGAAGACAGCTATTCCAAACAATTTCGCAAGAAAGCCAAGGGGTTTGGAACATCTTGAGCGTTGGAAGGCCACAGAGTTCCGTCAGTTTGCTCTTTACACTGGCAAGTTAGTCCTGAGGGGAGTTCTTCAAGATGACCTGTTTGAGCATTTCATGGCTTTCAGCGTTGCAATGTGCATGCTAATTTCTCCAAGCCTGGTGCAAGCCCACTGCTCGTATGTACATGAACTGCTCTCATTTTTTGTACAGCAAGGAAGGTTTTTGTATGGGGAGTGCTTCCTAGTCTACAACGTCCACTCCATGCTGCACCTTGCTgctgatgcaaaaaaaattgGCTGCCTGGACAACTGCAGTGCATTCCCCTTTGAGAATTATCTTCACCATTTGAAAAAACTGGTCCGCTCGGGAAGAAGTCCTCTGGTCCAAATTGTGAAAAGACTGAATGAGGGTGGAAGTCTCAGGAGGGAACTTACTGAGAAAGAAGGCAAAGTAAGTAGCAAACATCCAAACAACATTTACATGCTAAATGACAAAGCATGCTGTGAGGTATTGTCAACAACCCCAGAAAAAAATGATGGCACACAAATGTTCCTTTGTAGGGTGTATAACCACCTTGAACCCTACACCTCGAGTCCCTGTGACTCTCGCCTTTATGGAGCAATACGGACAAACATCCGAAACACAAGCATGAAACTGTTATCAGAGATATGCCTCAAACAAAGGGCAATCATGTTTGAGGAGGAATATGGCTCACGAGTGTTCTTTACCATTCTCCACTCCTTTTCATGA